Proteins encoded in a region of the Carassius auratus strain Wakin chromosome 21, ASM336829v1, whole genome shotgun sequence genome:
- the rfesd gene encoding Rieske domain-containing protein: MDENKPPRMYFIGKKEDLVQAKRMNVTLDGRDILIIYHQRTFYAMDLQCYHAGSSLEPGDIEEINNKLCIVCPKHKYKITLAEGEGLYKASNPTEKVPTPRWYSKGIKQRVHKVTEVDEDIFVTLSSCPGWIESDYYQTEKGRAELRKAQESENGEADVNADEDV; the protein is encoded by the exons ATGGATGAAAACAAGCCTCCTCGTATGTATTTTATCGGCAAGAAAGAAGATCTCGTTCAGGCCAAGAGAATGAATGTGACTCTAGATGGAAGAGACATTCTTATTATATATCATCAGAGAACTTTCTATGCAATGGACCTGCAGTGTTACC atgctggCAGTAGTTTAGAGCCCGGAGATATTGAG GAAATCAACAACAAGCTCTGTATTGTGTGCCCAAAGCACAAGTATAAGATCACTCTGGCTGAAGGTGAGGGGTTATACAAGGCCAGCAACCCCACAGAAAAAGTCCCTACTCCACGGTGGTATTCCAAAGGCATAAAGCAGAGAGTGCACAAAGTGACAGAAGTAGACGAAGACATCTTTGTGACGTTGTCCAGCTGCCCCGGGTGGATTGAGTCAGACTATTATCAGACTGAGAAGGGCAGGGCAGAACTGAGAAAAGCACAGGAGTCGGAGAATGGAGAAGCAGACGTGAATGCAGATGAAGACGTTTAG